In Leishmania mexicana MHOM/GT/2001/U1103 complete genome, chromosome 20, one genomic interval encodes:
- a CDS encoding chaperonin HSP60, mitochondrial precursor yields MLRSAVRLAGKDVRFGEEARRSMQKGVTRAVAAVATTLGPKGRNVIIEQAYGAPKITKDGVTVAKAIEFKDRFENMGAQLVRQVCNQTNDLAGDGTTTSAVLVDSIFGEGLKCIAQGTNPIDMKRGMDRAVEVILKSVAKQSRPIKGSEDIVQVATISANGDEEIGKMIGQAMDKVGRDGVITAQDGKTMATELEVVEGMKIERGFLSPYFVTDAKAQKAELEDLYVLVSKKKISTIQTLLPALNHVAQQGRPLLIIADDVESEALTTLIFNKLQGKLKVCCVKAPGFGDTKEGMLEDIAVFTGAKVVGDENTGVELDARNFDPSILGSAKKVTVAKDDTVMLNGGGDAAAVQECQQLLRDRIEQEAVEYNREKLQERLAKLSGGVAVIKVGGGSEVEVNEKKDRVVDAVCSTRAAVQEGIVAGGGTALLRASKELEALANDSSLTRDQRTGVTIVRNAIRLPAMKIAANAGKEGAVIVEKVLEASEEGMGYDAQNDKYVNMFEAGIIDPTRVVRVAISDATSVASLMMTAEAAIVEAPLESEKDKNGKRPAAAEAEDDEELFGSY; encoded by the coding sequence GGCGCGCCGAAGATTACGAAGGATGGCGTGACTGTTGCCAAGGCGATCGAGTTCAAGGATCGCTTCGAGAACATGGGTGCGCAGCTGGTACGCCAGGTTTGCAACCAGACGAACGACTTGGCTGGTGACGGCACCACGACCTCTGCGGTGCTTGTGGACAGCATCTTCGGCGAGGGCCTCAAGTGCATTGCCCAGGGCACGAACCCGATCGACATGAAGCGTGGCATGGACCGTGCAGTGGAAGTGATCCTGAAGAGCGTTGCCAAGCAGAGCCGCCCGATCAAGGGATCGGAGGACATTGTTCAGGTGGCCACCATCTCGGCCAACGGTGATGAGGAGATCGGCAAGATGATCGGTCAGGCGATGGACAAGGTcggccgcgacggcgtcaTTACGGCGCAGGACGGCAAGACGATGGCCACTGAGCTGGAGGTTGTGGAGGGCATGAAGATCGAGCGTGGGTTTCTCAGCCCGTACTTCGTGACGGACGCGAAGGCGCAGAAGGCCGAGCTCGAGGACTTGTATGTGCTTGTATCGAAGAAGAAGATTAGCACCATCCAGACGTTGCTTCCTGCCCTCAACCACGTGGCTCAGCAAGGCCGCCCGCTTCTGATCATCGCCGACGACGTggagagcgaggcgctgacgacgcTGATCTTCAACAAGCTGCAGGGCAAGCTGAAGGTGTGCTGCGTCAAGGCGCCGGGCTTCGGTGACACTAAGGAGGGCATGCTCGAGGACATTGCTGTTTTCACTGGCGCTAAGGTGGTGGGAGACGAGAACACTGGCGTGGAGCTGGATGCCAGGAACTTCGACCCCTCCATCCTCGGCTCTGCAAAGAAGGTGACAGTGGCGAAGGACGACACAGTGATGCtgaacggcggcggcgatgcggcggcggtgcaggagTGCCAGCAGTTGCTGCGCGACCGCATCGAGCAGGAGGCTGTCGAGTACAATCGGgagaagctgcaggagcgtcTGGCGAAGCtgagcggcggcgtggccgtCATCAAGGTGGGCGGCGGCTCGGAAGTGGAGGTGAACGAGAAGAAGGACCGCGTCGTGGACGCTGTGTGCTCCActcgcgctgcggtgcaggagGGCATCGTggccggcggtggcacggctttgctgcgcgccagcaaggagctggaggctcTCGCCAACGACTCTTCCCTCACCCGCGATCAACGCACGGGTGTGACCATCGTGCGTAATGCCATCCGCCTGCCGGCTATGAAGATTGCCGCGAACGCTGGCAAGGAGGGTGCGGTTATTGTGGAGAAGGTGCTGGAGGCTTCCGAGGAGGGCATGGGCTACGATGCGCAGAACGACAAGTACGTGAACATGTTCGAGGCTGGCATCATCGACCCCACCCGCGTCGTACGTGTGGCCATCAGCGATGCGACGTCTGTGGCGAGTCTGATGATGACGGCCGAGGCCGCCATTGTTGAGGCTCCATTGGAGTCCGAGAAGGACAAGAATGGCAAGAggcccgctgccgctgaggcggaggatgacgaggagctgTTCGGTAGTTACTAG
- a CDS encoding chaperonin HSP60, mitochondrial precursor — MLRSAVRLAGKDVRFSDKARRSMQKGVTRAVAAVATTLGPKGRNVIIEQAYGAPKITKDGVTVAKAIEFKDRFENMGAQLVRQVCNKTNDLAGDGTTTSAVLVDSIFGEGLKCIAQGTNPIDMKRGMDRAVEVILKSVAKQSRPIKGSEDIVQVATISANGDEEIGKMIGQAMDKVGRDGVITAQDGKTMATELEVVEGMSVDRGYVSPYFVTDAKAQKAELEDALVLMSAKKIQSIHSLLPALNHVVRSGRPLLIIADDVESEALTTLIFNKLQGKLKVCCVKAPGFGDNKTAMLQDMSVFTGAQLVGDEGTGLELDGENFDPSILGSVKKVTVTKDDTVMLNGGGDAAAVKERVELLRELIKNETSDYNRDKLKERLAKLSGGVAVIKVGGGSEVEVNEKKDRIEDALCSTRAAVQEGIVAGGGTALLRASKELEALANDSSLTRDQRTGVTIVRNAIRLPAMKIAANAGKEGAVIVEKVLEASEEGMGYDAQNDKYVNMFEAGIIDPTRVVRVAISDATSVASLMMTAEAAIVELPKDDPAGAPMGDMGGMGGMGGMGGMGF, encoded by the coding sequence ATGCTCCGCTCCGCTGTGCGTCTTGCCGGCAAGGATGTGCGCTTCAGCGACAAGGCCCGCCGCTCCATGCAGAAGGGCGTTACTcgcgctgttgctgcggtAGCGACGACGCTGGGTCCGAAGGGTCGTAACGTGATTATCGAGCAGGCCTACGGCGCGCCGAAGATTACGAAGGATGGCGTGACTGTTGCCAAGGCGATCGAGTTCAAGGATCGCTTCGAGAACATGGGTGCGCAGCTGGTACGCCAGGTTTGCAACAAGACGAACGACTTGGCTGGTGACGGCACCACGACCTCTGCGGTGCTTGTGGACAGCATCTTCGGCGAGGGCCTCAAGTGCATTGCCCAGGGCACGAACCCGATCGACATGAAGCGTGGCATGGACCGTGCAGTGGAAGTGATCCTGAAGAGCGTTGCCAAGCAGAGCCGCCCGATCAAGGGATCGGAGGACATTGTTCAGGTGGCCACCATCTCGGCCAACGGTGATGAGGAGATCGGCAAGATGATCGGTCAGGCGATGGACAAGGTcggccgcgacggcgtcaTTACGGCGCAGGACGGCAAGACGATGGCCACTGAGCTGGAGGTTGTGGAGGGCATGAGCGTGGACCGCGGCTATGTGAGCCCGTACTTCGTGACGGACGCGAAGGCTCAGAAGGCTGAGCTCGAGGATGCGCTGGTGCTTATGAGCGCCAAGAAGATCCAGAGCATTCACAGCCTTCTCCCGGCTCTGAACCAcgtcgtgcgcagcggccgcccgCTTCTGATCATCGCCGACGACGTggagagcgaggcgctgacgacgcTGATCTTCAACAAGCTGCAGGGCAAGCTGAAGGTGTGCTGCGTCAAGGCGCCGGGCTTCGGTGATAACAAGACCGCCATGCTTCAAGACATGTCCGTCTTTACTGGCGCGCAGCTGGTTGGTGATGAGGGAACGGGACTCGAACTGGATGGCGAGAACTTCGACCCCTCCATCCTCGGCTCTGTCAAGAAGGTGACAGTGACGAAGGACGACACAGTGATGCtgaacggcggcggcgatgcggcggcggtgaaggaACGCGTGGAGCTCCTCCGCGAGCTCATCAAGAATGAGACGAGCGACTACAACCGTGACAAGCTCAAGGAGCGTCTGGCGAAGCtgagcggcggcgtggccgtCATCAAGGTGGGCGGCGGCTCGGAAGTGGAGGTGAACGAGAAGAAGGACCGCATCGAGGATGCCCTGTGCTCCActcgcgctgcggtgcaggagGGCATCGTggccggcggtggcacggctttgctgcgcgccagcaaggagctggaggctcTCGCCAACGACTCTTCCCTCACCCGCGATCAGCGCACGGGTGTGACCATCGTGCGTAATGCCATCCGCCTGCCGGCTATGAAGATTGCCGCGAACGCTGGCAAGGAGGGTGCGGTTATTGTGGAGAAGGTGCTGGAGGCTTCCGAGGAGGGCATGGGCTACGATGCGCAGAACGACAAGTACGTGAACATGTTCGAGGCTGGCATCATCGACCCCACCCGCGTCGTACGTGTGGCCATCAGCGATGCGACGTCTGTGGCGAGTCTGATGATGACGGCCGAGGCCGCCATTGTTGAGCTGCCAAAGGACGATCCCGCTGGCGCGCCGATGGGCGACATGGGCGGTATGGGCGGTATGGGCGGCATGGGCGGCATGGGCTTTTAG
- a CDS encoding putative serine/threonine protein phosphatase: MPSFFLFGKKKDKKKKTHDDTRDGGDAATPSLTAREGSTDSKGSATKQVKGSTTSHNAASRSMPPGLDTLPANASGPATETSPPLPPSRKQQSYSESALQELPPPPLSSPPVTNSLGLSGSAVHLTLHHSTLDDVAVSTPRSVDLFPRKMSEVTIPQLTEVFQVFRMFLDNCASTEVKQESVSQLRKILPEIAAVDTTVSAETIQAQNFHPTFAIEPVLRHLLAQPAPLRARLCLAIYRFCGELCEELEGDVFCQETGFFSDLQCMNPNLRPAADGDYDSSEDPHQTSPCGGNFAENRAAKIERCPDIDLPKIYNSLLHKEDYLPTAEELNEIFLRVQELLRAEPNVAMVMMPAVLVGDLHGQIRDLLENVLTLGGPLVSNEALALASSKSHAATSKAPSSQKRGSVSAAPPTSKKSSKAAGAAKTFSGAPKGDENRPTQPPRYLFLGDYVDRGPSSLCVIALLFTAKLLSPNTVFLLRGNHECPNTNRFYGFLDECHRRYPIVDNKVTTLHMGTQLSSEENPDDATANRICSGSSSPGVSSTCKGDSDDSNAINTNSSVEPTAAEGGGHLGKEGDTSPDDMGWDMKDHPLWLVANDALCSLPLCAALYEEVEEEDEAPLPQATAAAASNTEDMLAADGAENPGAASKVKKPITAKAAKKSGRRSIGNASSAESSKSPNRAAGKSPTLTDGNARPTSSKTASTSSELSPLFPPSANASFAKPKKTRQIVRVCAMHGGLSPFIDDSFDGIIAINRFRNIAHGALADLTWSDPSSSAAAQGATASNSRANASQPPLRKFQSACTFDGAPIGFTGNPRGTGHIFGEDATISFINTNHLYFIVRAHQCVQEGFQWNHKNRLLTVFSAPNYCGMRNKGAVLLLDKNGAPTLKQYEHKEVEEKPHAMATGAPQPPRLFS, from the coding sequence ATGCCGAGCTTCTTTTTGTTTGGGAAGAAGAAGGATAAGAAGAAAAAGACCCACGATGATACCAGAGACGGGGGCGATGCGGCGACTCCCTCGTTGACGGCCAGGGAGGGCTCTACTGACTCGAAAGGGTCGGCGACAAAGCAAGTCAAAGGATCCACTACGTCTCACAATGCAGCGAGCAGGTCTATGCCCCCAGGTCTAGACACGCTGCCCGCCAACGCCTCCGGTCCAGCCACCGAGACTTCACCACCGTTGCCGCCCTCGAGGAAGCAACAATCCTATTCCGAAAGCGCTctgcaggagctgccgccaccgccgctgtcgtcgcctcCGGTGACCAACTCGCTTGGTCTTTCGGGGAGTGCCGTCCATCTTACCCTCCATCACTCCACGCTCGATGACGTCGCCGTCTCTACCCCGCGCAGCGTGGATCTGTTTCCGCGCAAGATGTCGGAGGTGACAATCCCGCAGCTGACCGAAGTGTTTCAGGTCTTTCGGATGTTCCTCGACAACTGCGCAAGCACGGAGGTGAAGCAGGAGTCTGTGTCACAGCTGCGCAAGATCCTTCCCGAGATTGCCGCCGTCGACACCACTGTGTCGGCTGAGACGATTCAGGCCCAGAACTTCCACCCGACATTTGCGATTGAGCCTGTACTGAGACACTTGTTGGCGCAGCCGGCccccctgcgcgcgcgcctctgcctcgccaTCTACCGCTTCTGTGGAGAGCTGtgcgaggagctggagggTGACGTGTTCTGTCAGGAGACAGGGTTCTTTAGTGACCTGCAATGCATGAACCCGAACCTGCGtcccgccgccgacggcgactACGACAGCTCTGAAGATCCACATCAAACCTCTCCCTGTGGTGGTAATTTCGCGGAGAACAGAGCTGCAAAGATAGAGCGCTGTCCTGACATCGATCTCCCGAAGATCTACAACAGTCTCCTGCACAAGGAAGACTACCTACCGACTGCCGAAGAACTCAACGAGATCTTTCTGCGagtgcaggagctgctgcgagcCGAGCCGAATGTGGCGATGGTGATGATGCcggccgtcctcgtcggaGATCTGCATGGACAGATACGCGATCTGCTGGAAAATGTGCTGACGCTGGGGGGCCCACTCGTGTCGAAtgaggcgctggcgctggcatCCTCTAAATCCCATGCGGCCACGTCGAAGGCGCCCTCCTCCCAGAAGAGAGGCAGCGTTTCTGCGGCACCTCCCACCTCCAAGAAGAGCAGCAAggcggcaggcgcagcgAAGACCTTCAGTGGGGCACCGAAAGGCGATGAGAACCGACCTACGCAGCCGCCGAGATACTTGTTCCTGGGTGACTATGTCGACCGCGGGCCGAGTAGCCTGTGCGTGATTGCACTCCTCTTCACGGCCAAGCTATTATCGCCGAACACCGTGTTTTTGTTGCGGGGTAACCACGAGTGCCCGAATACAAATCGATTCTACGGCTTCCTCGACGAATGCCACCGTCGCTACCCCATTGTGGACAACAAGGTCACCACGCTCCACATGGGCACCCAGTTGTCGTCCGAAGAGAACCCTGACGATGCAACTGCAAATCGAAtctgcagtggcagcagctccCCAGGCGTCAGCTCCACCTGCAagggcgacagcgacgactcGAACGCGATCAATAcgaacagcagcgtcgaGCCGACCGCGGCTGAGGGGGGCGGGCATCTCGGCAAGGAGGGCGATACGAGTCCTGATGACATGGGGTGGGACATGAAGGATCACCCGCTGTGGCTTGTCGCGAATGACGCGCTTTGCTCACTTCCTCTCTGCGCCGCGCTttacgaggaggtggaggaggaggacgaagcGCCCCTGCCGCaggccactgccgctgccgcgtcgaACACCGAGGACATGCTTGCGGCTGACGGCGCGGAGAACCCCGGAGCGGCATCGAAAGTGAAAAAGCCCATCACAGCAAAAGCTGCAAAGAAGAGTGGCCGGCGCAGCATTGGAAATGCGAGTTCAGCGGAGTCCTCCAAGTCTCCGAATCGCGCAGCGGGCAAGTCGCCTACGCTCACTGACGGCAATGCACGCCCCACTAGCAGCAAGACAGCCAGTACCTCCAGCGAACTGTCGCCACTGTTCCCGCCAAGCGCCAACGCATCCTTTGCAAAACCGAAGAAGACGCGGCAGatcgtgcgcgtgtgtgcaatGCACGGTGGCCTGTCCCCCTTCATTGACGACAGCTTCGACGGTATCATCGCCATTAACCGGTTTCGCAACATCGCGCATGGCGCGCTGGCCGACCTCACGTGGTCAGATCCAtcctccagcgcagccgcccaaggcgcgacggcgtcgaaCTCCCGTGCGAACGCGAGCCAGCCACCTTTGCGCAAGTTTCAGTCTGCCTGCACCTTCGACGGAGCCCCCATCGGCTTCACCGGTAATCCGCGTGGCACAGGGCACATCTTCGGCGAAGATGCCACGATAAGCTTCATCAACACAAATCATCTGTATTTTatcgtgcgcgcgcaccagTGCGTGCAGGAGGGCTTTCAGTGGAACCACAAGAACCGCCTGCTGACGGTGTTCTCGGCCCCCAACTACTGCGGTATGCGCAACAAAGGTGCGGTTCTTCTGCTGGATAAAAATGGAGCCCCTACACTGAAACAGTACGAGCACAAGGAAGTCGAGGAGAAGCCGCACGCGATGGCCACGGgtgcgccacagccgccgaGGCTATTCTCGTAG
- a CDS encoding putative alpha-1,3-mannosyltransferase, giving the protein MKFMYVALAAEAVVIITVILTVPYTEIDWKAYMEEVEGFLAGELNYRNLKGGTGPLVYPGGFVWVYSVLYYLTKKGEAIELAQWIYAGVYLVTLTMILRLYTRSGHTWRTMIPLFVSKRIRSLYVLRLFNDCWAMLFLFAAVSFIAGRPGGAAKRSRQWFIGCLCYSIAVSIKMNVLLFAPGMLYVMLRTLPFWRVAWYLLVCATWQLAAGLPFLAYDHRAYLSKSFELDRVFLQRWSVNYQFLDAELFVKPEFGQALLAMTVATWVLLWRTRWAARTYLTDAEAHVLHPVISDTCRQTTLLRRGTGEGDETMDDEAQEQAVYASTLLTFFEANLVGVIFARSIHYQFYTWFFYTVPFVLAYTTLPRVLRLVSFALIRQGFESFPPTPKRSMMLQGGFVLTLFALLFLGRDARPAASRDEAHPTRDNEPKLPQTQVEDGAAGGKRIR; this is encoded by the coding sequence ATGAAGTTCATGTACGTGGCGCTGGCCGCAGAGGCGGTCGTCATCATCACCGTCATCCTCACAGTGCCCTACACGGAGATCGACTGGAAGGCGTacatggaggaggtggaggggttCCTTGCTGGCGAGCTCAACTACCGCAACCTTAAGGGCGGCACCGGGCCACTGGTCTACCCGGGCGGCTTTGTTTGGGTTTACAGTGTACTCTACTATCTGACCAAGAAGGGTGAGGCCATTGAGTTGGCTCAGTGGATATACGCCGGCGTCTACCTTGTGACCTTGACAATGATCTTGCGCCTCTACACCCGCTCAGGGCACACGTGGAGGACTATGATACCGCTCTTCGTCTCCAAGCGCATTCGCAGCCTCTACGTGCTGCGACTTTTCAACGACTGCTGGGCCATGTTGTTCCTgttcgccgccgtctccttcATCGCTGGCCGCcccggcggcgccgccaaaCGCTCGCGTCAGTGGTTCATTGGGTGCCTCTGCTACTCTATCGCCGTGTCCATCAAGATGAACGTGCTCCTCTTCGCACCAGGCATGTTGTACGTGATGCTCCGCACACTCCCTTTCTGGCGAGTCGCGTGGTACCTGCTTGTCTGTGCGACCTGGCAACTCGCCGCAGGCTTGCCTTTTCTGGCCTACGACCATAGAGCCTACCTATCGAAGAGCTTTGAGCTTGATCGGGTCTTTCTGCAGCGGTGGTCGGTAAACTACCAATTCCTCGATGCCGAGCTTTTCGTGAAGCCTGAGTTTGGCCAGGCGCTGCTCGCGATGACAGTGGCAACGTGGGTTTTGCtgtggcgcacgcgctgggCCGCACGCACGTACTTGACGGATGCGGAGGCGCATGTGCTACATCCGGTAATTTCGGATACGTGTCGGCAGACGACGCTCTTGCGCCGCGGCACTGGCGAAGGTGACGAGACGATGGACGACGAGGCACAGGAGCAGGCGGTATACGCGTCCACGCTGCTCACTTTCTTCGAGGCCAACCTTGTCGGCGTCATATTTGCCCGCTCCATCCATTACCAGTTCTACACCTGGTTCTTCTACACGGTCCCCTTCGTTCTCGCCTACACGACACTCCCACGGGTGCTGCGGCTTGTGAGCTTTGCCCTCATCCGCCAGGGGTTCGAGTCGTTCCCACCGACGCCGAAGAGGTCGATGATGCTACAAGGTGGCTTTGTCTTGACGCTGTTTGCGCTCCTCTTTTTGGGTCGTGACGCTCGGCCAGCCGCCTCGCGGGACGAAGCGCATCCGACCCGGGACAATGAACCAAAGCTGCCACAAACACAGgtggaggacggcgcagcaggcgggaAGAGAATACGGTGA